In one window of Cytophagaceae bacterium ABcell3 DNA:
- a CDS encoding BamA/TamA family outer membrane protein encodes MNILRLTCLLLLLFSKSLYAQEKKEHKPKIVGAPVIAYLPETSWQFGAGAKFLFNFKNDTIPTRTSFLAFTARYTLLHQIIFNPNYIIFTNGEKFLIKGEAGFTKFPNQYFGIGNNTPRSNKEEISFRQITFDNIFYKKVKKDLFVGLGYRFINTYDLQSEKNGLLQKEEPPGYNGSIVSGLTAAITYDSRDNILNSTEGELIEFIAGAHGNYLGGNYNFISFLLDARKYISPFPHRDDVVALQFYGMSSSSQTPFTSLAALGGDRIMRGYYQGRFRDQNIMVVQAEYRLPVYGRFGMTFFGGLGDVAGQVSDYAFSSIKPSYGAGLRFLVSKPDNLNIRFDYAFGRGGESMFYLNIAEAF; translated from the coding sequence ATGAACATTCTCCGGCTAACATGCCTTTTGTTACTACTATTTTCAAAATCCCTTTATGCTCAGGAAAAGAAAGAGCATAAACCAAAGATCGTGGGCGCCCCGGTAATAGCCTATCTACCAGAGACAAGCTGGCAGTTTGGGGCAGGTGCAAAATTCCTATTTAACTTTAAAAACGATACCATACCCACTAGGACTTCATTTCTGGCTTTTACTGCAAGGTATACGCTTCTACACCAAATAATTTTTAATCCTAACTATATTATTTTCACAAATGGGGAAAAGTTTTTAATAAAAGGAGAAGCGGGTTTCACAAAGTTTCCTAATCAATATTTTGGCATAGGGAATAATACCCCGAGGTCAAACAAAGAAGAAATATCCTTTCGTCAAATAACATTTGATAACATCTTTTACAAAAAAGTAAAGAAAGACTTATTCGTAGGGCTAGGTTACAGATTCATTAATACTTATGATTTGCAATCTGAAAAAAATGGACTTTTGCAAAAGGAGGAGCCTCCAGGGTATAATGGATCCATCGTCTCTGGCTTAACCGCAGCTATCACATATGACAGCCGAGACAATATCCTCAACAGTACAGAGGGCGAACTCATAGAGTTTATTGCGGGCGCACATGGCAACTATTTAGGAGGAAATTATAATTTTATATCTTTTTTGCTAGATGCACGGAAGTATATTTCACCATTTCCCCATAGAGATGATGTGGTAGCGCTTCAGTTTTATGGCATGTCCAGCAGTAGCCAAACGCCTTTTACCAGCCTCGCTGCACTAGGAGGAGACCGGATTATGAGAGGGTATTACCAAGGCAGGTTTAGAGACCAAAACATAATGGTAGTACAAGCAGAATACAGGCTGCCTGTATACGGCCGTTTTGGGATGACATTTTTTGGTGGCCTAGGTGATGTGGCCGGACAAGTGTCTGATTATGCTTTTAGCTCAATAAAACCTTCCTACGGTGCTGGTTTACGGTTTCTGGTAAGCAAACCTGACAACTTAAATATCCGCTTTGACTATGCTTTTGGCAGAGGAGGAGAAAGTATGTTTTACCTCAACATAGCAGAAGCTTTTTAA
- a CDS encoding ABC transporter permease has product MNSPLVQLIIFQFKNFYRTPGIVFWAILFPILMAWVLGLAFTTTGVQHKTVYRVSNVEGPFSEKTGIPPQQKGELSLGEDLDAVVLLTVMPASEEEAIRALRRGVIPLYFTETEDSLFYHFDKQNAEAQNTYLLIERELSPKLRESAQTIEPVTATGSRYIDFLIPGLIALGIMNSCMWGISWNLIEYRMKKLLRRMVATPMRKTDFLISMFISRFVLALIEAIILYVFASIFFNVEISGSLLAFLLVFTGGIAAFAGIAVIASARSASSQVGNGIINAVVLPMTILSGVFFSYHNFPEWAVSVIQFLPLTLLADSLRSVFIEHAGIGDVLLPFIILSTTGGVTFAIGLKLFKWH; this is encoded by the coding sequence ATGAATAGTCCTTTGGTTCAACTGATAATATTTCAATTCAAAAATTTTTACCGTACACCTGGTATTGTTTTTTGGGCTATACTGTTCCCAATTTTGATGGCTTGGGTGTTAGGTTTGGCCTTCACTACTACTGGTGTACAGCATAAAACTGTCTATCGGGTATCAAATGTAGAGGGGCCATTTAGTGAAAAAACAGGTATACCTCCTCAGCAGAAAGGGGAGCTGTCGTTGGGGGAGGACCTTGATGCAGTAGTTTTACTTACTGTTATGCCGGCTAGTGAGGAAGAGGCTATCCGGGCTTTGCGCAGAGGTGTAATACCCTTGTATTTTACAGAAACCGAAGATAGCCTTTTTTATCACTTTGATAAACAAAACGCAGAAGCACAAAATACCTACTTACTTATAGAGCGGGAGTTAAGCCCTAAGTTGAGGGAAAGTGCGCAGACCATAGAGCCAGTTACGGCAACCGGTAGCCGATATATTGATTTCCTGATCCCGGGGCTTATCGCTTTAGGTATTATGAACTCCTGCATGTGGGGCATAAGCTGGAACCTTATTGAATATCGGATGAAAAAGTTATTGAGGAGAATGGTGGCAACTCCAATGCGCAAGACTGACTTCCTGATTTCTATGTTCATCTCTAGGTTTGTCCTTGCGTTAATTGAGGCCATTATATTATATGTTTTTGCAAGTATTTTCTTTAATGTAGAAATCTCAGGCAGCCTGCTAGCGTTTTTGCTGGTTTTTACAGGCGGGATCGCGGCTTTTGCTGGTATCGCAGTAATAGCTTCGGCCAGAAGCGCCAGCTCTCAGGTGGGCAATGGTATTATAAATGCCGTGGTATTGCCAATGACCATTCTTTCAGGGGTGTTTTTTAGTTACCACAATTTTCCAGAATGGGCTGTTTCTGTTATACAGTTTTTGCCATTGACGCTTTTGGCTGACTCTTTAAGAAGTGTTTTTATAGAACACGCAGGGATTGGCGATGTGCTGCTGCCTTTTATTATTTTATCCACGACAGGAGGAGTTACTTTTGCTATTGGCTTGAAGTTGTTTAAATGGCATTAG
- a CDS encoding ABC transporter ATP-binding protein: MKTVIEIQGVTKKFKSLTAVNNLTCSIQEGEFIGLLGPNGAGKTTLIEMIEGLRKPDAGEIKIFGKEWAKDSHLLHTLIGLSLQETKFVDKLTTEETLTLFASFYSLPNTRVNEVLDLVNLDFKRKAYVDSLSGGQRQRLALGIALLNQPRLILLDEPTTGLDPTARREIWNILEDLKKVGTTMILTTHYLEEAEFLCDRILIMNQGEILAEGSLTQLIQGYGEGDVVEFELSDYIQEDVSIVPGFKNIYWDDKGRKGRIILSSLASDLQGFLNFISSLQVEVKDLDCRKTTLDDLFISMTGRSLHE; encoded by the coding sequence ATGAAAACTGTCATTGAAATTCAAGGGGTAACCAAGAAGTTTAAAAGTTTGACTGCTGTCAATAACTTAACCTGTAGCATTCAGGAAGGAGAGTTTATAGGGCTACTTGGCCCAAATGGTGCGGGGAAAACTACATTGATAGAGATGATAGAAGGGCTTCGAAAACCTGACGCAGGAGAAATTAAAATCTTCGGTAAGGAATGGGCAAAGGATAGCCACTTGTTACATACCCTAATAGGTTTAAGTCTGCAAGAAACAAAATTTGTAGATAAGTTGACAACGGAGGAGACTTTGACCCTTTTTGCGAGCTTTTATTCACTTCCCAATACCCGGGTGAATGAAGTACTGGATTTGGTGAATCTTGACTTTAAGCGGAAAGCCTATGTTGACTCCCTGTCAGGAGGCCAACGTCAGCGGTTGGCCTTAGGGATTGCCCTGCTTAACCAGCCTCGGTTAATTCTGCTAGATGAGCCTACTACAGGGCTAGACCCTACAGCTAGAAGAGAAATATGGAACATATTGGAGGATTTAAAAAAGGTTGGTACCACAATGATTTTGACCACCCATTATCTGGAAGAGGCCGAATTTCTCTGCGACCGGATCCTTATTATGAACCAAGGAGAAATATTGGCCGAAGGCTCATTAACACAACTTATTCAAGGCTACGGGGAAGGTGACGTAGTAGAGTTTGAGCTTAGCGATTACATTCAAGAAGATGTCTCGATAGTGCCTGGGTTTAAAAACATTTATTGGGATGATAAAGGGCGAAAAGGAAGGATTATATTGTCTTCTCTTGCCTCAGACCTACAAGGTTTTTTAAATTTTATATCCTCATTACAGGTGGAGGTCAAAGATTTGGACTGTAGGAAAACCACACTTGATGATCTTTTTATTTCAATGACAGGAAGGAGCTTGCATGAATAG
- a CDS encoding response regulator yields MKLEKISSLPVNVLLVDDKPENLYALEEMLQDKHIHFIKTTSGYEALKQALKYDIALVLLDVQMPEMNGYEVAKLLKQNNKTKNVPIIFVTALNQEPDYVAEGYETGAVDFLFKPLNNTITRAKVKAFIQLYFQQKDLEEKNAWLENLGMLVNTSIDLMCILDSESLNIDIANSAWEKVLGYKQEDVSGKTFPKFIKSSLDISRILKEAEEKNNRIVNLELEVICEDGSLLWFSWVLVYKKGKWYANGRDIGKRKEYEDALNKVNEELEQRVQERTSELTRINKDLKEEVVLRMTAEEELKSINQQLLKTNADLDNFVYTASHDLKLPIANMEALVSSLQEEVTDDEGDVIQMLNMLKKSSRQLKETIDDLLAIIKQQKNGSSKKEQVDCDKVLDEIISSIKDLIEDTGAIIYKDFKECNILNFPRANLKSIIYNLLTNAIKYRSPDRTPEIHIRMRKQGEYYLLSVRDNGLGISKKDQGKLFARFKRLHDHVEGSGIGLYIVKETVEKHGGKVELESEEGKGSEFKIFFKP; encoded by the coding sequence ATGAAACTAGAAAAAATAAGTAGTCTTCCGGTAAATGTCCTGCTTGTTGATGATAAGCCTGAAAACCTTTATGCTTTGGAGGAGATGCTTCAGGACAAACATATTCATTTTATAAAGACTACTTCTGGTTATGAGGCATTAAAACAGGCTTTAAAATATGATATTGCACTGGTGCTGCTAGACGTTCAGATGCCGGAAATGAATGGTTATGAGGTGGCCAAGCTGTTAAAGCAAAATAACAAAACAAAAAATGTCCCAATTATTTTTGTTACAGCCTTAAACCAAGAACCAGATTATGTTGCAGAAGGTTACGAAACGGGTGCAGTGGACTTTCTGTTCAAGCCTTTGAACAATACCATTACCAGGGCTAAAGTAAAGGCTTTTATTCAACTGTATTTTCAACAAAAGGATCTCGAAGAAAAAAATGCTTGGCTTGAAAATTTGGGAATGCTGGTTAATACCTCCATTGACCTTATGTGCATCTTGGATAGTGAAAGTCTTAATATTGACATTGCCAATAGCGCCTGGGAAAAAGTATTGGGATACAAACAAGAAGATGTATCTGGTAAAACCTTTCCCAAGTTTATAAAATCATCTTTAGATATCAGCCGGATCTTAAAGGAAGCGGAAGAAAAAAACAATAGGATCGTAAACCTCGAGCTTGAGGTAATATGTGAAGATGGGTCATTGCTATGGTTCAGTTGGGTGTTGGTGTATAAAAAGGGTAAGTGGTATGCCAACGGACGTGATATCGGTAAACGTAAGGAGTATGAAGATGCCTTGAACAAGGTCAATGAAGAGCTGGAGCAAAGGGTGCAGGAGCGAACCTCTGAGCTTACTAGGATTAATAAGGATTTGAAAGAGGAGGTTGTTTTGCGTATGACAGCTGAAGAAGAGCTAAAATCTATTAATCAGCAGCTGCTAAAAACAAATGCCGACCTTGACAACTTTGTATATACAGCGTCTCATGACCTTAAATTGCCAATCGCTAACATGGAGGCGCTGGTCTCTTCTCTTCAAGAAGAGGTTACGGATGACGAGGGAGATGTTATTCAAATGCTCAATATGCTCAAGAAGTCTTCAAGGCAGCTTAAAGAAACAATCGATGACCTTTTAGCTATTATAAAACAACAAAAGAATGGCAGCTCTAAAAAAGAACAGGTTGATTGCGATAAGGTGCTTGATGAAATTATATCTAGCATTAAAGATTTAATAGAAGATACGGGGGCTATTATATATAAGGATTTTAAAGAGTGTAACATCCTTAACTTCCCAAGGGCTAACTTAAAAAGCATTATATACAACTTGCTTACCAATGCCATTAAATACCGGTCGCCTGATCGTACGCCAGAAATTCATATTCGTATGCGAAAGCAAGGTGAATATTACTTGTTAAGTGTTAGGGATAATGGACTTGGTATTAGCAAAAAAGATCAGGGAAAACTCTTTGCCCGGTTTAAAAGGCTTCATGACCATGTAGAAGGTAGTGGTATAGGTTTGTATATAGTCAAGGAAACTGTGGAAAAGCATGGCGGCAAAGTTGAGCTAGAAAGCGAAGAAGGAAAAGGGTCTGAGTTTAAAATTTTCTTTAAACCATAA
- a CDS encoding chemotaxis protein CheB, whose amino-acid sequence MQENSREVVVIGGSLGGMDAVGKILHDLPYDFAMPIVIVLHRLKNVKSALVPLLDQRSGLPVTEIEDKMEMHNGMVYVAPANYHVLIEKERTFALDCSPPVNYCRPSIDVMFESAAAVLGSKLIGVILTGANHDGSKGLSLISKQGGTALVQDPATAESDIMPVAAIQLTEKCEVMDISGIKSFLIAVSNETRKNK is encoded by the coding sequence ATGCAGGAAAACAGTCGTGAAGTAGTTGTAATTGGAGGTTCCCTTGGGGGAATGGATGCTGTTGGTAAAATCCTTCATGACTTACCTTATGATTTTGCTATGCCTATAGTTATAGTATTGCATAGGTTGAAAAATGTAAAGAGCGCTCTTGTGCCGTTGTTAGATCAACGTTCAGGATTGCCCGTTACGGAAATAGAAGATAAAATGGAGATGCACAATGGTATGGTTTATGTGGCTCCTGCTAATTATCATGTGCTGATAGAAAAAGAAAGAACTTTTGCCTTAGATTGCTCTCCGCCGGTAAATTATTGTAGGCCTTCTATTGATGTTATGTTTGAAAGTGCAGCTGCTGTTTTGGGTTCTAAATTAATTGGTGTTATTTTAACAGGTGCAAATCATGATGGAAGCAAAGGGCTAAGCCTTATTTCTAAACAGGGTGGCACAGCTTTGGTTCAAGATCCTGCTACTGCCGAGAGTGATATAATGCCTGTTGCTGCAATACAACTTACTGAAAAGTGTGAGGTTATGGATATCAGTGGTATTAAATCTTTTTTAATAGCTGTAAGTAATGAAACTAGAAAAAATAAGTAG
- a CDS encoding protein-glutamate O-methyltransferase CheR, whose product MTEISENKLEELLSAISKKYGYDFINYSRASIIRRVSRFMEIKNIDTVIDLKDRIVSDEQFFASFIEELTVNVTEMFRDPAFYKSLRENVVPQLHTYPFLKIWNAGCSSGEEVYSLAIILEEEELYHKSKIYATDINQKVLAQAREGIYHISLLKDYTANYIRSGGRKSFSEYYTVKYNHAMFDSRLRKNVTFSVHNLVNDSSFNEFNLIMCRNVLIYFNKELQEQVIELFLNSLCMFGYLVLGNKETLTLSKFRDRFEVIDKEERIYRRIR is encoded by the coding sequence ATGACGGAGATTAGTGAAAACAAACTTGAGGAATTGCTGTCGGCCATTTCGAAAAAGTATGGCTATGATTTTATAAATTATTCTAGGGCCTCGATTATTAGACGGGTCTCTAGGTTTATGGAAATTAAGAATATTGACACTGTCATAGACTTAAAAGATCGGATAGTTTCAGACGAGCAGTTTTTTGCGTCTTTTATAGAAGAGTTGACAGTCAATGTAACGGAAATGTTCCGCGACCCCGCTTTTTATAAAAGCTTGAGGGAAAACGTGGTGCCTCAGTTGCACACTTACCCATTCCTGAAAATATGGAATGCAGGATGCTCTAGCGGCGAAGAAGTGTATTCTTTGGCAATCATTTTAGAAGAGGAGGAGCTGTACCATAAAAGCAAAATCTATGCGACTGACATTAATCAGAAGGTGCTCGCCCAAGCAAGAGAGGGAATTTACCATATATCTTTGCTAAAAGACTATACCGCCAATTATATTAGGTCAGGGGGTAGAAAGTCTTTTTCAGAATACTATACCGTGAAGTACAATCATGCTATGTTTGATAGCCGGTTGCGGAAAAACGTTACATTTTCGGTGCATAACTTGGTTAATGATAGCTCTTTTAATGAATTTAACCTGATTATGTGCCGCAATGTACTCATATATTTTAATAAAGAGCTTCAGGAGCAAGTTATTGAGCTTTTCCTGAACAGCTTGTGTATGTTTGGCTATCTCGTGCTTGGCAATAAAGAAACACTTACGTTGTCTAAATTCAGAGACCGCTTTGAAGTGATAGACAAAGAAGAAAGGATCTATAGGAGAATTAGATAA
- a CDS encoding response regulator: MKFLRNINIKAKLLTLLVLLLTPLIYFVQDNVRSEVASLNRLRSLKENVDNAGKLGIFIHALQRERAISHAYVASGGELFIDELHNQRAEVDNLMRRYSVDEINNFNSLIELRRLPEHRENVTELREGALDFDTFYTNLISGMIGDLEMLAGFIEGNVRNEINSFLSIVNTKEQLGQMRTLLSRALVLNEFSPSSFSVFASSKGAYDIYTGAFLAEAPPNVFDFYNQTFRDDEVSTTLSIIDHIMETGTLEGAEIDLGRWYSIATVAMDKLMDVQDFSINYLSGRLSDEIDAGQRAIYFNIGILLVLILLVILMSLYTIRIISGPLYKLQMAADSIASGKTDVSVDIDSKDEIGALANSFRVLIANTLQLSEVANAIGSGNYGVDVNIRSEDDVLGISLQKMKENLKALSVNEKEKNWLLSGSGELDDLVRGEKDLGTLSKKLLSHFCSYLDLQIGAMYVKDDYDKLRLSASYGFNLEEANSNVFDLGEGIVGQAAYDKEVKYLEQVPDGYWKVKSGVLNGYPQVVVVYPLIFEGQVMGVIELASMNEIQELQLKYIDQNLDRIAIIIANVKADIKTAELLYQTQNQAEEMEAQQEELRQINDELKEQSQRLQASEEELKANQEELQEKNAELEEKANQLEEQYKSINGKNKELEELKEALQLKVDQLEVTGKYKTEFLANMSHELRTPLNSILILAKILSENKAHNLTEKQVEFCEIIQKSGKELLSLINEILDLAKIESGKVSLELSDIKISSLISEAQYQELAKEKGIKFSLNVDNALPTGKVHTDAFRLEQILKNLLSNAFKFTPEGGEVSLNIKPAPDITFYNPSLKQSADVIAFEVKDSGIGIPEEKQRLIFEAFQQADSSTSRKYGGTGLGLSISKELAMLLGGEIQLYSKPGEGSSFTLYIPARLTVEMEREEGGDGSKPKKQVQQQAYSEAPVAAAPVYENPEPEAPQVDVRPGDRLILIIEDDKDFAEAVKEVAVNKGFKTMVAHKGRQGLEMVQKYRPDAVLLDVNLPEMDGIEILKQIRANKHLENTPVHVMSADDKEKVSRQLGAINFLQKPVSLDSLQDIFKQISEINNKPLKKILIVEDNTVQNLSIKELLSSRGIPAGSVFSGKEALDVLKKENYDCVILDINLPDINGFDLLEQCKEIDKLKDTPFIIYSGRELSREEEKRLRKYSSAIIVKTANSYNRLLDEVGLFLHTVEEKLPKGKEKQYKLHKPQEVLAGKKVLIVDDDIRNIYALYNVLEDQSMEILTAGDGKEALEVLEKNPDVNIVLMDIMMPEMDGYEATRQIRKNDKFKDLPVIAITAKAMKGDKEKCIEAGASDYISKPVDTDKLLSLMKVWLYESVRKII, translated from the coding sequence ATGAAATTTCTTAGAAATATTAACATTAAAGCCAAACTGCTCACACTGCTTGTGCTGCTTTTGACTCCACTTATTTATTTTGTTCAGGACAATGTCAGGTCAGAGGTGGCGTCCTTGAACAGACTTAGATCACTTAAAGAAAATGTAGATAACGCCGGTAAACTTGGCATTTTTATTCATGCTTTACAGCGGGAGCGTGCCATTTCTCATGCTTATGTAGCAAGTGGAGGCGAGCTGTTTATTGATGAACTGCACAATCAACGTGCGGAAGTTGATAACTTGATGCGCCGATATTCTGTTGATGAAATCAACAATTTTAATAGCCTCATTGAATTGAGAAGGTTGCCAGAACATAGGGAAAATGTCACTGAACTTAGAGAAGGTGCTCTAGACTTTGACACCTTTTATACCAACCTTATTAGCGGTATGATAGGAGACCTAGAGATGCTGGCAGGATTTATTGAAGGAAATGTCCGGAATGAAATTAACTCTTTTCTAAGCATTGTAAACACTAAAGAGCAGCTGGGGCAGATGCGTACTTTGTTGAGTAGGGCTTTGGTTTTAAATGAGTTTTCTCCATCGTCTTTTAGTGTTTTTGCCTCTAGCAAGGGTGCCTATGATATATATACAGGCGCCTTTCTTGCCGAAGCGCCCCCTAACGTATTCGATTTTTATAATCAAACTTTTAGGGACGATGAAGTTTCTACTACGCTTAGTATCATAGATCATATAATGGAAACGGGTACTTTGGAAGGTGCTGAAATTGACTTAGGCAGATGGTATTCCATTGCTACTGTGGCAATGGATAAGCTGATGGATGTCCAAGACTTTAGCATTAATTACTTGTCTGGACGGTTGAGCGATGAAATAGATGCTGGGCAAAGAGCTATTTATTTTAACATTGGTATTCTACTTGTCCTTATTCTGCTTGTTATTTTAATGTCTTTATACACTATCCGAATTATTAGCGGCCCATTATATAAACTACAGATGGCGGCTGATAGTATAGCTTCTGGAAAAACGGATGTCTCTGTTGACATAGACTCTAAAGATGAAATAGGTGCATTAGCAAATTCATTCAGAGTACTTATAGCTAATACTTTGCAGCTTTCTGAAGTGGCCAATGCCATAGGTTCAGGAAACTATGGAGTGGATGTTAATATACGAAGCGAGGATGATGTATTGGGTATATCCTTACAAAAAATGAAGGAAAACCTGAAGGCACTATCTGTTAATGAAAAAGAGAAGAATTGGCTGCTTTCAGGTTCTGGGGAGCTAGACGATTTGGTGAGAGGAGAAAAAGATTTGGGTACTTTGTCCAAAAAGCTACTGAGTCACTTTTGCTCTTATTTGGACCTGCAGATAGGGGCTATGTATGTAAAAGACGACTATGATAAGCTGAGGCTTTCTGCATCTTATGGATTTAATTTAGAAGAAGCTAATAGTAATGTGTTTGACCTTGGAGAAGGAATTGTGGGGCAAGCGGCTTACGACAAAGAGGTGAAATATTTAGAGCAGGTGCCTGATGGATATTGGAAAGTGAAGTCTGGTGTGCTCAACGGTTACCCTCAGGTAGTAGTAGTTTACCCTTTGATCTTCGAAGGTCAGGTAATGGGGGTTATCGAATTGGCTTCCATGAATGAAATTCAAGAGCTTCAGCTTAAGTATATCGATCAAAATTTAGATCGTATAGCTATTATCATTGCCAATGTAAAAGCTGATATTAAAACAGCAGAACTGCTTTACCAGACTCAAAACCAAGCAGAGGAAATGGAGGCACAGCAGGAAGAATTGAGGCAAATTAATGATGAGCTGAAAGAGCAAAGTCAGCGCTTACAAGCATCGGAAGAAGAGCTTAAGGCTAACCAAGAAGAATTGCAGGAAAAAAATGCAGAGCTGGAAGAGAAAGCAAATCAGCTAGAGGAACAGTATAAGTCAATAAATGGTAAAAACAAGGAGCTGGAAGAGCTAAAAGAGGCCCTTCAGCTAAAAGTAGATCAACTGGAGGTTACTGGTAAATACAAAACGGAGTTTTTGGCCAACATGTCTCATGAACTTCGTACCCCGCTCAACAGTATTCTTATTTTGGCCAAAATTTTATCGGAAAACAAAGCCCATAACTTGACGGAAAAGCAGGTGGAGTTTTGTGAGATTATTCAAAAGTCGGGGAAAGAGCTCCTTTCCTTAATCAATGAGATCCTTGACCTTGCTAAAATTGAATCAGGAAAGGTTTCCCTTGAACTGTCCGATATAAAAATATCTTCGTTGATCAGCGAGGCCCAATATCAAGAACTTGCTAAGGAAAAGGGTATAAAATTTAGCTTAAACGTTGATAATGCCTTGCCGACAGGTAAAGTGCATACGGACGCCTTCCGGTTAGAGCAGATTTTGAAGAACCTGTTGTCCAACGCTTTCAAATTTACTCCCGAAGGTGGTGAGGTTAGTTTGAATATTAAGCCTGCCCCTGATATTACTTTTTATAACCCATCGCTTAAACAAAGTGCGGATGTTATAGCATTTGAGGTAAAAGATTCTGGAATAGGTATACCAGAAGAAAAGCAGCGTTTGATATTTGAAGCATTTCAACAAGCTGACTCTTCTACTAGCAGAAAGTATGGTGGGACTGGTTTAGGGCTTTCTATCAGCAAAGAACTAGCAATGCTTTTAGGAGGTGAAATTCAATTGTACAGCAAACCTGGAGAAGGTAGCTCTTTTACTTTGTATATCCCGGCAAGACTTACTGTGGAAATGGAGAGAGAAGAGGGCGGAGACGGGAGCAAGCCTAAGAAACAAGTACAGCAACAGGCTTATAGTGAAGCCCCAGTAGCGGCCGCCCCTGTTTATGAAAATCCAGAACCTGAGGCTCCACAAGTGGATGTTAGGCCTGGGGACCGATTAATTTTAATTATTGAAGACGATAAAGATTTTGCCGAAGCAGTAAAAGAGGTTGCCGTCAATAAAGGTTTCAAGACCATGGTTGCTCATAAAGGAAGGCAAGGACTTGAAATGGTACAGAAGTATAGACCTGATGCTGTGCTTCTGGATGTGAACCTGCCGGAAATGGACGGTATTGAAATTTTAAAGCAAATAAGGGCCAATAAGCACTTAGAAAATACACCTGTTCATGTTATGTCTGCCGACGATAAGGAAAAAGTGAGCAGGCAGTTGGGCGCAATTAACTTCTTGCAAAAGCCAGTAAGTCTGGACAGTTTACAGGATATATTTAAACAGATTTCTGAAATTAACAATAAGCCTTTAAAGAAAATCCTGATCGTTGAGGACAATACTGTTCAAAACTTATCCATCAAGGAGCTGCTTTCGTCTCGAGGGATTCCTGCTGGTTCTGTTTTCTCTGGCAAAGAAGCCCTGGACGTGCTCAAAAAAGAAAATTATGATTGTGTTATCCTGGACATCAACCTTCCTGATATCAATGGCTTTGACCTTTTGGAACAGTGTAAAGAAATAGATAAGTTAAAAGATACACCCTTTATCATTTATTCAGGGAGGGAACTGTCAAGAGAGGAGGAAAAGCGACTCAGAAAGTATTCCAGCGCTATAATAGTAAAAACAGCAAACTCTTATAACAGGCTGTTGGATGAGGTTGGCTTGTTCCTTCATACGGTAGAAGAAAAGTTACCTAAAGGCAAAGAAAAGCAGTATAAGCTACATAAGCCTCAGGAGGTATTGGCAGGCAAAAAGGTATTGATTGTAGATGACGATATACGGAACATATATGCTTTGTATAATGTGCTGGAGGATCAGTCTATGGAAATATTGACCGCTGGTGATGGAAAAGAAGCACTCGAAGTGTTAGAAAAGAACCCGGATGTCAATATTGTTCTGATGGATATTATGATGCCTGAAATGGATGGCTATGAAGCAACAAGGCAGATAAGAAAAAATGATAAGTTCAAAGACCTGCCAGTTATAGCCATTACAGCCAAAGCAATGAAAGGGGATAAAGAGAAATGCATTGAAGCGGGGGCTTCAGATTATATATCAAAACCTGTAGATACAGACAAATTGTTGTCTCTTATGAAAGTGTGGCTTTACGAAAGTGTTAGAAAGATAATATGA